The proteins below are encoded in one region of Sphingobacterium sp. R2:
- a CDS encoding adenylate kinase: MLNLVIFGPPGAGKGTQSAKLIEKYQLVHVSTGDIFRAHIKGQTPLGQQVSQIIAEGNLVPDSITIAMLEEEVKKNPDAKGFIFDGFPRTVAQAEALDAFLEGINTSIAVVIALDVNEDELKDRIAKRREISGRADDDADKLVKRIDEYFTKTIHVLPYYEAQGKLSKVNGIGDIDTIFKSLTDIIDNY; this comes from the coding sequence ATGCTAAACCTTGTAATATTTGGCCCTCCGGGTGCAGGTAAGGGAACCCAATCTGCAAAGCTTATTGAAAAATATCAATTGGTGCACGTTTCTACTGGTGATATTTTTAGAGCACATATTAAAGGTCAAACCCCACTTGGTCAGCAAGTGAGCCAGATTATTGCTGAAGGGAATTTAGTGCCAGATTCGATTACAATAGCAATGCTGGAGGAGGAAGTAAAGAAAAATCCGGATGCAAAAGGATTTATTTTTGATGGATTTCCCCGCACTGTTGCGCAGGCTGAGGCTTTGGACGCTTTTTTAGAAGGTATCAACACCTCCATTGCAGTCGTAATCGCACTGGATGTAAATGAGGATGAATTGAAAGATCGTATTGCCAAACGCAGAGAGATTTCTGGACGTGCGGATGATGATGCTGATAAATTGGTGAAGCGTATTGATGAATATTTCACAAAGACAATTCATGTATTGCCTTATTATGAGGCTCAGGGTAAGCTTTCTAAAGTGAACGGTATCGGTGATATCGACACTATCTTTAAGAGCTTAACGGATATCATCGATAATTATTAA
- a CDS encoding alpha/beta hydrolase, whose product MNKRELKRSKIRIGDISISYYIRPSILAPSPKTIIFIHGFPFNKNTWKQQLQNLDEDYTGIAIDVRGHGLSTNGHGFFSIDVFAKDLVEFIRKLDLNHVILCGISMGGYIALRTYELIGQQLKGLILCDTNSVADDNKAKQKRFDAIQALLKYGRRPFAIGFIGNVFHEKTIRENPEAVELIKSCIRRNEVASICATQLALASRTDTSHSLKTIIIPTLVIKGKHDKLMSDEQTNILIENIPDVRYMEFEESGHLPNLEEPEKFNTVLNDFLRSIPLVSS is encoded by the coding sequence ATGAACAAAAGAGAATTAAAGCGCAGTAAAATACGCATTGGAGATATTAGTATTTCCTATTACATCAGACCGAGCATCTTAGCCCCTTCCCCCAAAACCATTATATTTATCCATGGTTTCCCATTTAATAAAAACACCTGGAAACAACAGCTTCAGAATTTGGATGAAGACTATACGGGTATAGCAATTGATGTTCGAGGACATGGCCTTAGTACCAACGGGCATGGTTTTTTCTCCATTGATGTCTTTGCCAAAGATCTGGTAGAATTTATTCGCAAACTCGACCTCAACCACGTCATCCTGTGCGGAATTTCCATGGGCGGCTACATCGCACTGCGAACCTACGAATTGATCGGGCAACAGCTCAAAGGCCTTATCCTTTGCGACACTAACTCCGTTGCTGATGACAACAAAGCCAAGCAAAAGAGATTCGATGCGATCCAGGCTTTACTCAAATATGGCAGACGGCCTTTTGCCATTGGTTTTATAGGCAATGTATTTCACGAGAAAACAATTCGGGAAAATCCCGAAGCTGTTGAACTGATCAAAAGCTGCATACGGAGAAATGAAGTTGCCAGCATCTGCGCGACACAACTCGCTCTCGCATCCCGGACAGACACAAGCCATTCACTGAAAACAATTATTATCCCGACATTGGTTATAAAAGGTAAACACGACAAGTTGATGAGCGACGAACAGACCAATATACTCATCGAAAATATACCCGATGTCCGCTATATGGAATTTGAAGAATCTGGTCACTTGCCCAATCTCGAGGAACCCGAAAAATTCAATACGGTATTAAATGATTTTCTGCGAAGCATTCCGCTAGTCTCATCCTAG
- a CDS encoding DUF3276 family protein codes for MGDFENKEREEVFSKKVRAGKRTYFFDVKATRSNDYYITITESKKRFEDGQFIKHKIFLYKEDFEKFAEGLTDVVNYIKSNQEVIEKRYEPNFDDAYAEEAGARSKDEFSF; via the coding sequence ATGGGAGATTTTGAAAACAAAGAACGTGAAGAAGTTTTTTCAAAAAAGGTGAGAGCAGGTAAGCGTACTTATTTTTTTGATGTAAAAGCAACTCGATCGAACGATTACTACATTACTATCACAGAAAGCAAGAAGCGCTTTGAGGATGGCCAGTTTATTAAGCATAAGATTTTCTTGTACAAAGAGGATTTTGAAAAGTTCGCAGAAGGTTTGACGGATGTGGTGAACTACATCAAATCTAACCAGGAGGTAATCGAGAAGCGTTATGAGCCTAACTTTGACGATGCATACGCTGAAGAAGCGGGAGCGCGTTCCAAAGACGAGTTTTCGTTCTAG
- a CDS encoding LiaF domain-containing protein — translation MEKEPIIPNSNNSRNIVGAIVIIVGIFLLLNNLNLGGWFPDWLFGWQTILIIIGLVIGINSQFQKKSAIILLIIGGASLISRMMRTDFGSVTVPIIIISLGIYFIMSKRKPPMVPPTYPNPPQGSYDWDKRVTVPTEGMTDDNLNDQESRPFNEQYDPNRQASPNQQAFGDNGKDHFQQSFEDNLNLNTIFSGQRQKKVIYSKNFRGGNLTNVFGSIELDLTKADIQQPIVIDTFQLFGSARIIIPPHWTVFSNVASILGSVDDRRFQTIYNPDTNKKIYITGTCILGNLTIKNA, via the coding sequence ATGGAAAAAGAACCCATCATACCAAACAGCAATAATAGCCGCAATATTGTAGGAGCGATCGTAATTATCGTAGGTATATTCTTATTACTGAATAACCTAAATCTAGGAGGTTGGTTCCCAGATTGGTTATTTGGTTGGCAAACGATATTAATTATTATTGGATTAGTCATCGGCATAAATTCCCAATTTCAGAAAAAATCGGCGATTATTCTATTGATCATCGGTGGAGCAAGCCTCATCTCGAGAATGATGCGTACAGACTTTGGATCGGTAACCGTTCCTATCATTATCATTTCTCTAGGGATTTACTTTATTATGAGCAAAAGAAAACCTCCGATGGTTCCTCCCACGTATCCCAATCCGCCACAAGGATCTTATGACTGGGACAAGCGAGTAACCGTGCCTACCGAAGGGATGACAGACGACAACCTCAATGACCAGGAATCAAGACCATTTAATGAACAATATGATCCAAACCGACAAGCCTCGCCTAATCAGCAGGCTTTTGGCGACAATGGAAAAGATCATTTCCAACAGTCATTTGAGGATAACCTCAATCTGAACACGATCTTTTCAGGGCAAAGGCAAAAGAAAGTTATTTATTCTAAAAATTTTAGAGGAGGTAATTTGACCAATGTATTTGGAAGTATAGAACTGGATTTAACAAAAGCTGACATCCAACAGCCGATTGTGATCGATACGTTTCAATTGTTTGGTAGCGCACGCATTATAATCCCCCCGCATTGGACGGTGTTCAGTAACGTTGCTTCCATCTTAGGATCTGTCGATGACCGCCGCTTCCAAACGATCTATAACCCCGACACGAATAAAAAAATCTATATTACAGGTACTTGTATTCTAGGTAATTTAACCATAAAAAATGCTTAA
- a CDS encoding sensor histidine kinase, giving the protein MKNKLFLSIKSRLIGIICISVFVGYLALQYLLMLRSGFDQQLAFKDSFINSVVMMFCCYGMSSALNFYTPQPREIWKVLIIGLIMGGISIGLSRSLMSYFIQSNFTPLLDLTLPYRGIVNFLILTSVAIINIVWNIQEDNINNIKRKQESENLLREAELYNLRQQLQPHFLFNSLNSIIALIGANPDEARNMTFQLSDFLRGTLRKENNQIITLEEELDHLQLYLDIEKVRFGHRLNTSISSSEEIFNNRLPAMIIQPLVENAIKHGLYNVRDQVEIKIKCQSNEGQLWIQITNPFDTEEQSKPKKGTGFGLSSIQRRLYLLYGRNDLLETQILDNIFISTLKIPQYD; this is encoded by the coding sequence ATGAAAAACAAGCTGTTTCTCAGTATTAAAAGTCGTTTAATTGGCATTATATGTATATCCGTATTTGTCGGATATCTCGCGTTACAATACTTATTGATGCTTCGTTCTGGCTTTGACCAACAACTCGCATTCAAAGATTCTTTTATCAATAGTGTAGTCATGATGTTCTGTTGTTATGGCATGTCATCTGCACTAAACTTCTATACCCCACAACCAAGGGAAATATGGAAAGTACTTATTATCGGCTTAATCATGGGCGGAATAAGCATCGGATTAAGCCGATCCTTAATGAGTTATTTTATTCAATCTAACTTCACCCCTCTCCTTGATTTAACTTTACCGTATCGCGGCATTGTTAATTTTCTCATATTAACATCGGTTGCCATTATCAATATCGTTTGGAATATTCAAGAAGACAATATCAATAATATCAAACGAAAACAAGAGTCCGAAAATCTGCTTCGGGAAGCCGAATTATACAATCTCAGGCAACAATTGCAACCACACTTTCTATTTAATAGCCTCAATTCCATTATAGCTCTTATTGGTGCAAATCCCGACGAAGCCCGCAATATGACATTCCAGCTCTCGGATTTTCTGAGAGGGACGCTAAGGAAGGAAAATAACCAAATCATCACACTCGAAGAAGAACTAGACCATCTACAGCTTTATCTCGATATCGAGAAAGTACGTTTTGGACATAGACTAAATACATCCATATCCTCGTCAGAAGAAATTTTTAACAACAGACTACCCGCAATGATCATCCAACCCCTTGTAGAGAATGCGATTAAGCACGGTCTCTACAACGTGAGGGATCAGGTCGAAATAAAAATAAAATGCCAGTCAAACGAAGGTCAATTATGGATCCAAATCACCAATCCTTTCGACACTGAAGAACAATCTAAACCAAAAAAAGGCACTGGATTTGGACTCTCAAGCATTCAACGTCGATTGTATCTTCTCTATGGAAGAAATGACCTGCTGGAAACGCAAATACTAGACAATATATTTATCAGTACCCTAAAAATACCTCAATATGATTAA
- a CDS encoding LytR/AlgR family response regulator transcription factor encodes MIKVVIIDDEPLARSIIAGYLKNETDVTVVAECGDGFEGVKAIHTHEPDLIFLDVQMPKLTGFEMLELIDSPPAVIFTTAFDEYALKAFEKNALDYLLKPVSPTRFKKAIEKFRTNFSAPEKKAQPNYEVLTAQDETKIDRIVVKTGTQIKIIPIDTVKYLESYDDYVKIHTKDGMYLKNKTMAFFEKALDSNQFVRIHRSFIIKVDQLAKLEPYEKDSYIAALVSGEKLNISKSGYARLKQLIGI; translated from the coding sequence ATGATTAAAGTCGTTATTATCGATGATGAACCATTGGCACGCTCGATTATTGCCGGTTACTTAAAAAACGAGACCGATGTAACTGTCGTTGCCGAATGTGGAGATGGTTTTGAAGGCGTTAAGGCTATTCATACTCATGAACCTGACTTAATTTTTCTGGATGTTCAGATGCCCAAATTAACGGGTTTTGAAATGCTTGAACTCATTGACAGTCCGCCAGCTGTTATTTTTACAACTGCTTTTGATGAATATGCTTTAAAGGCTTTTGAAAAAAATGCATTAGATTACCTATTAAAACCGGTATCACCTACGCGTTTTAAAAAAGCAATAGAAAAATTTAGGACAAACTTCTCGGCTCCAGAAAAAAAAGCACAGCCCAACTATGAGGTGCTTACAGCCCAAGACGAAACAAAAATTGACCGTATTGTTGTCAAAACAGGTACACAGATCAAGATTATTCCTATTGATACAGTCAAATATCTAGAATCTTACGATGACTATGTTAAAATTCATACCAAAGACGGTATGTACCTAAAAAATAAAACGATGGCATTTTTCGAAAAAGCGTTGGATTCAAATCAATTTGTCCGTATCCACCGTTCTTTTATCATTAAAGTCGACCAATTGGCCAAACTAGAACCTTATGAAAAGGATTCTTACATTGCAGCATTAGTGTCAGGGGAAAAGCTTAACATCAGTAAATCAGGCTATGCGCGATTAAAACAATTGATTGGAATTTAA